From the genome of Candidatus Lokiarchaeota archaeon, one region includes:
- the ligA gene encoding NAD-dependent DNA ligase LigA encodes MSLGGRVVNSNRKPDVSLEAIETEEGAREAAEKLREAIRYHNYRYYVLDDPVISDREYDELMRTLRNLEETYPAVQTPDSPTQQVGGAPREELGLVEHPIPMLSLKTAYEEDEVLNFDRTCREELGLEEVEYVAEPKYDGLAVELIYEEGSLSVVSTRGDGETGEDVTANVKTIKEVPLMLLGDMGLFIPSRLVVRGEIYMRLDEFEEMNEERLERGEDPFANPRNAAAGSLRQLDPNVTARRPLHIYFYAAAQATGIEFDTQWDVLEALPKWGLRVNFDLSRKCTGVDELLAYHREMAEQRDDLPFEIDGVVFKVNSLEAQSRLGTRTRDPRWALAYKFEPRRATTEILDIEVQVGRTGKLTPVAILDPVEIGGVEVSHASLHNMSEIERKDIRIGDTVLVVRAGDVIPYVVKSIDEERDGSEQKFTLPDSCPVCGSDVFMSEDKKTARCTNIGCPAQVRERLTHFASREAMDIEGLGEKRAEQFIKAGIVDGFQSLYSLTLDDLTQLERFGEKSASNLLSEIKESKEQPLHRFIHALGIPLVGVHVSQLLAQNYHTLDDLMEAGADDLLSIEGIGPEVADSVTTFFNEPENREAIEKVRESGLTLENPLYGEEEQPLEGLTFVFTGALDNFTRTEAKELVTRLGGRATSSVSGVTDYVVAGPGAGSKLDKAKELGVPVIDEEEFIAMTEE; translated from the coding sequence ATGAGTCTTGGAGGAAGAGTAGTGAATTCAAACCGAAAACCAGACGTATCTCTCGAAGCTATAGAAACAGAAGAAGGAGCAAGAGAGGCTGCTGAGAAGCTTCGTGAAGCAATACGTTACCACAATTATCGCTATTACGTCTTGGATGATCCAGTAATCTCGGATCGAGAGTACGATGAACTGATGCGCACACTTCGAAATCTTGAGGAAACATATCCAGCAGTTCAGACCCCTGATTCTCCGACACAACAGGTAGGTGGAGCACCACGTGAAGAGCTAGGATTGGTAGAGCATCCGATTCCCATGCTCAGTCTGAAAACTGCATATGAAGAAGACGAAGTTCTGAACTTTGACCGGACATGCCGGGAAGAACTGGGACTTGAAGAAGTTGAATATGTTGCTGAACCAAAATACGACGGCCTAGCTGTAGAACTGATTTACGAGGAGGGAAGTCTCTCCGTAGTATCGACTAGAGGTGATGGCGAGACAGGTGAGGATGTAACAGCAAACGTCAAGACAATCAAGGAAGTCCCTCTTATGCTGCTTGGAGACATGGGTCTCTTCATTCCTTCACGACTTGTTGTCCGAGGGGAAATCTACATGCGTTTGGATGAGTTTGAGGAGATGAATGAAGAAAGACTAGAACGTGGAGAGGATCCTTTTGCAAATCCAAGAAATGCTGCTGCTGGATCCCTTCGCCAGCTTGACCCAAATGTAACTGCTAGAAGACCTTTACATATTTACTTCTACGCTGCTGCACAAGCTACTGGTATCGAGTTTGATACTCAATGGGATGTCCTAGAAGCTCTTCCAAAATGGGGATTGAGGGTCAATTTCGATTTATCACGCAAGTGTACGGGTGTAGATGAGCTTCTTGCATATCATAGAGAAATGGCAGAGCAGCGTGATGACCTTCCTTTTGAAATAGATGGTGTTGTCTTCAAAGTCAATTCTTTGGAAGCTCAATCGAGGCTTGGCACAAGAACTAGAGACCCTCGCTGGGCATTAGCCTACAAATTTGAACCTAGAAGAGCGACTACTGAAATTCTAGATATCGAGGTTCAAGTCGGTAGAACCGGGAAATTAACACCTGTGGCTATTTTAGATCCTGTTGAAATCGGGGGTGTTGAGGTTTCGCATGCTTCACTGCACAATATGAGCGAAATCGAGCGCAAGGACATCCGTATTGGTGATACAGTTCTCGTTGTTCGTGCCGGCGATGTGATACCGTACGTGGTGAAATCAATAGACGAGGAGCGAGACGGGTCTGAGCAGAAGTTCACCTTGCCTGATTCTTGTCCCGTATGTGGTTCTGATGTTTTCATGAGCGAAGACAAGAAAACTGCTAGATGTACAAACATTGGCTGTCCTGCTCAGGTTAGAGAACGGCTAACGCACTTCGCATCTCGTGAAGCAATGGATATTGAAGGCCTAGGGGAAAAGCGAGCTGAGCAGTTTATCAAGGCTGGAATCGTAGACGGTTTTCAGTCGCTATACTCCCTGACGTTAGACGACTTGACACAATTGGAGCGATTTGGAGAGAAATCTGCCTCGAATCTCCTTAGTGAAATCAAAGAAAGCAAGGAGCAGCCTCTGCACAGATTCATCCACGCACTGGGAATCCCTCTTGTTGGTGTTCATGTTTCACAGCTTCTGGCGCAGAACTATCACACATTAGACGATTTGATGGAGGCAGGTGCGGATGATTTGCTATCGATAGAGGGAATCGGTCCTGAAGTTGCTGATAGTGTTACCACCTTCTTCAACGAGCCAGAGAACAGAGAAGCCATAGAAAAAGTTCGTGAGAGCGGCCTAACACTTGAGAATCCTCTCTATGGAGAAGAAGAACAGCCACTTGAAGGGCTTACTTTTGTATTCACGGGAGCCCTGGACAATTTCACTCGGACTGAGGCCAAAGAACTGGTTACCCGTTTGGGTGGGCGGGCAACATCAAGCGTCAGCGGTGTTACTGACTATGTTGTAGCTGGCCCCGGTGCTGGCTCGAAACTAGACAAGGCCAAAGAGTTAGGGGTCCCTGTTATCGATGAGGAAGAATTTATTGCAATGACTGAAGAATGA
- the arcC gene encoding carbamate kinase, with amino-acid sequence MELITTSRRAVVAIGGNSLIKDKEHQSIPDQYAAAAESCKHIADMISKGWDVVLTSGNGPQVGFIMRRSELAKHELHEVLMDYAGADTQGAIGYMLQRALHNEFKRRSIDKHAATIITQTLVDKDDPAFEDPAKPVGTFMDKETAEKRAKKQGWEIVEDAGRGWRRVVPSPIPIEIIQQPAIDALIKEGIVTYAVGGGGIPVIKNEDGTLEGVEAVIDKDRASSLLASDMGVDLLLISTAVEKAYLNFGTEEQEPIDEMTPSEAEKYIKEGHFAPGSMLPKVEACVEFIKQGGDLAIITDPPNITNALEGKTGTRIVPE; translated from the coding sequence ATGGAGTTGATTACGACGAGTCGCAGAGCAGTTGTAGCAATAGGCGGAAATTCGCTGATTAAGGACAAGGAACATCAATCCATTCCAGACCAATATGCCGCTGCAGCAGAGAGCTGTAAGCATATCGCGGATATGATTTCGAAAGGTTGGGATGTTGTGCTAACATCTGGAAATGGACCCCAAGTAGGTTTCATTATGCGGCGTTCAGAGCTTGCCAAACATGAGCTGCACGAGGTCCTGATGGATTACGCTGGAGCTGATACTCAGGGTGCAATAGGATATATGCTCCAAAGAGCCCTGCATAATGAGTTCAAGAGAAGAAGTATAGACAAACATGCAGCAACTATTATCACTCAAACGCTTGTTGACAAAGACGATCCAGCTTTTGAGGATCCCGCAAAACCAGTAGGCACATTCATGGACAAAGAAACCGCAGAAAAGAGAGCCAAAAAGCAAGGTTGGGAAATAGTTGAAGACGCTGGTCGCGGCTGGCGAAGAGTTGTTCCATCTCCAATCCCCATAGAAATCATACAACAGCCTGCTATTGATGCCCTCATCAAAGAGGGAATTGTTACCTACGCCGTTGGTGGAGGTGGCATCCCCGTGATTAAAAATGAAGATGGTACTCTCGAAGGTGTTGAGGCAGTCATAGACAAAGACAGAGCATCTAGTCTGCTTGCTAGTGATATGGGTGTAGATCTATTGCTAATCTCGACTGCAGTTGAGAAGGCTTATCTTAATTTTGGAACTGAGGAACAAGAGCCAATTGATGAGATGACACCCTCAGAAGCAGAGAAGTATATCAAAGAAGGTCATTTCGCTCCAGGAAGCATGCTGCCAAAGGTAGAAGCCTGTGTTGAATTCATCAAGCAAGGTGGAGATCTTGCGATAATAACCGATCCACCAAATATCACCAATGCCTTAGAAGGCAAAACAGGAACACGAATTGTTCCGGAATAG
- a CDS encoding deaminase — protein MREVVHTKDAPQAVGPYSQAIKTGELIFCSGQIPMEPDTGEIVTGTITNQTRQCLSNIKAVLEAAGSSMEKVVKVTVFLKNMDDFGEMNEEYAKWFGDEPPARAAVEVRRLPKHVGIEIEAIALQ, from the coding sequence ATGAGAGAAGTAGTGCACACCAAAGATGCGCCGCAGGCTGTCGGACCGTATTCACAAGCTATCAAAACAGGAGAGCTCATCTTCTGTTCAGGCCAAATACCCATGGAACCCGATACAGGCGAGATTGTAACAGGCACTATAACAAATCAAACCAGACAATGCCTTAGCAACATCAAAGCTGTACTTGAAGCAGCTGGCTCATCTATGGAGAAGGTTGTGAAGGTTACCGTTTTTCTGAAGAACATGGATGATTTCGGCGAGATGAACGAGGAATATGCCAAATGGTTTGGAGATGAGCCCCCGGCCAGAGCAGCCGTCGAAGTACGAAGGCTTCCAAAGCATGTGGGTATAGAGATCGAGGCAATTGCGCTTCAGTAA
- a CDS encoding tetratricopeptide repeat protein, protein MTKNTPRSQRMGDFLEKAASLINRAKYSEAVDALEETLRIQPDNAEAWKRLIACQIEMKQPQQAIDALDNLLRIEPGAQRAWADKGYLHLLLNQQSESVESLRKSLELSPRNWRHWLLLAAAHLLEEEWAEALLALEKVLRLNPNHAEAWYNCAVCYLMLGDEEAAAIALDYATSLDPNFEDLIEEWSDIDNKAENLGEAS, encoded by the coding sequence ATGACCAAAAATACACCTCGAAGCCAGCGAATGGGGGATTTCTTAGAGAAAGCCGCGTCTCTCATTAACAGAGCAAAATACAGCGAGGCAGTGGATGCACTTGAAGAAACTCTGAGAATTCAACCTGACAACGCTGAAGCATGGAAAAGGCTCATCGCCTGTCAAATCGAAATGAAACAGCCACAGCAAGCAATTGATGCTCTTGATAATTTGTTGAGAATTGAACCGGGAGCGCAACGGGCATGGGCAGATAAGGGGTATCTTCATCTCCTTCTGAATCAGCAATCGGAAAGCGTAGAATCTCTAAGGAAAAGCCTAGAACTATCACCCAGAAACTGGCGGCACTGGCTACTTCTGGCTGCGGCCCACCTTCTTGAAGAAGAATGGGCAGAAGCCCTTCTAGCTCTGGAGAAGGTCCTGCGTCTCAACCCAAATCATGCAGAGGCGTGGTACAACTGCGCAGTATGTTATCTGATGTTGGGGGACGAAGAGGCTGCTGCGATAGCACTTGACTATGCTACATCTTTGGACCCGAATTTCGAGGACCTTATTGAGGAATGGTCTGATATAGATAATAAGGCTGAGAACTTGGGCGAAGCGTCATAG
- a CDS encoding tetratricopeptide repeat protein, translating to MRDGRIAELKAKAESEPDNIDAWFKLGKHAADRYIVGVSEEAIAKVLKHRPADPDVLALLGKILNRRRDLDRAKEVYTQAIDLAPENLELLTGIGVVFSNNMEYEKGLEWMYKALEIDPGYPWAVHAAKSILDRVGKEKESKSLLERALKENPESPLISILYAIDLKNRGRLEESEEYTERALKNLFQTNIEERTRTIRMLHEIDGNLTLEYGTKALEKDPDNIDVLISVSGQSHRKNPEKTIKNLEDVLSWDSDNIRVKMQLLGVYLQTGHIAEGMRLKEEVTQNKPADKFLSQVDWRFSQVLRVRSLLKKGQIEKAKQHLKKFMSDVPLEDVASIALFALDLRVHGLEEESEKIFAQAKKKAKSNRDQILVLLVENLGDQNYHSIAEALNEYVKIEETPPLFYAVLGRVQTYLDDSDAQESLEIAANEGTHDSMILLASLLRREGKRGEAESLLNQVLSSTEASPVDRARSLFGLNRRDEAIQLLEDVVEENPEEPIAWPLLALSRKNDGEDAVRTVARKRLKALIQHSDTEGTEDALDLGIPRAHVDRLTEKYMYGDLATELKRNYLRAQIAHLLEKYMTESLE from the coding sequence ATGAGAGATGGCAGGATTGCTGAACTCAAAGCAAAGGCAGAGTCGGAACCAGACAACATAGATGCCTGGTTCAAACTAGGAAAACACGCAGCAGATCGATACATTGTTGGTGTCAGCGAAGAGGCGATAGCCAAGGTCCTGAAGCATCGCCCGGCTGATCCTGACGTACTGGCCCTTCTTGGGAAGATTCTGAATAGAAGAAGGGATTTGGATCGAGCAAAGGAAGTGTACACGCAGGCCATTGATTTAGCACCAGAGAATTTGGAACTGCTGACCGGCATTGGGGTTGTCTTTTCAAACAACATGGAATATGAAAAGGGCTTGGAATGGATGTACAAGGCTCTAGAGATTGACCCTGGATATCCGTGGGCTGTTCATGCGGCTAAATCCATACTCGACCGGGTGGGCAAGGAAAAGGAAAGTAAATCGCTCCTAGAACGTGCATTGAAAGAGAATCCGGAGAGCCCTCTGATATCAATTCTCTACGCCATTGATCTCAAGAACCGCGGAAGATTGGAAGAATCAGAGGAATACACCGAGAGGGCCTTGAAGAATCTCTTCCAGACAAACATCGAAGAACGAACGAGAACAATCCGCATGCTTCACGAAATCGACGGGAATCTGACTCTTGAATATGGAACAAAAGCACTTGAGAAAGACCCTGATAACATAGATGTGCTTATCTCAGTTTCTGGGCAATCTCACAGAAAGAATCCTGAGAAGACTATTAAGAATCTCGAGGATGTCCTATCTTGGGATTCTGATAATATCCGGGTCAAGATGCAGCTCCTAGGAGTGTATCTCCAAACAGGGCATATCGCGGAAGGGATGCGTCTGAAAGAAGAGGTTACACAGAATAAGCCGGCGGATAAATTCCTGTCACAGGTTGATTGGCGCTTTTCCCAAGTATTGCGCGTTAGATCGCTACTCAAAAAAGGCCAGATTGAGAAGGCTAAACAGCATCTCAAGAAATTCATGAGTGATGTCCCCCTCGAGGATGTAGCCAGTATTGCGCTTTTTGCTTTAGATCTTCGAGTTCATGGTTTGGAGGAAGAATCTGAGAAAATCTTTGCACAAGCAAAGAAAAAAGCGAAGTCAAACCGCGATCAAATCCTTGTGCTCTTGGTTGAAAACCTTGGAGATCAAAATTATCATTCTATTGCTGAGGCTCTAAACGAATATGTCAAGATCGAAGAAACCCCGCCTCTCTTCTACGCGGTTCTTGGTCGTGTGCAGACCTACCTTGATGATTCTGACGCGCAAGAATCACTAGAAATAGCTGCAAACGAGGGAACTCATGATTCTATGATTCTATTGGCAAGTTTGTTGAGACGAGAAGGCAAAAGGGGTGAAGCTGAGAGTCTATTGAATCAAGTCCTTTCCTCTACAGAGGCCTCGCCTGTAGACCGGGCAAGAAGTCTGTTTGGACTGAATCGGAGAGATGAGGCAATTCAACTTCTTGAGGACGTAGTGGAAGAGAATCCTGAAGAACCCATTGCCTGGCCTCTACTGGCTCTCAGTCGCAAGAATGATGGAGAAGATGCAGTGAGAACTGTTGCCAGAAAGAGACTGAAGGCACTTATACAACATTCTGATACCGAAGGAACTGAAGATGCGCTGGACCTAGGAATACCTCGTGCTCACGTAGATCGATTAACTGAGAAATACATGTATGGCGACTTGGCAACTGAGCTCAAACGCAATTATCTTCGGGCACAGATAGCTCATCTGCTTGAGAAATACATGACGGAGTCGCTTGAATGA